From a region of the Rhinopithecus roxellana isolate Shanxi Qingling chromosome 8, ASM756505v1, whole genome shotgun sequence genome:
- the LOC104663992 gene encoding neuroblastoma breakpoint family member 6-like protein, whose amino-acid sequence MAVSPTTCFGPKAETSILETNQYLRSELEKCKQNFRDLTEKFLASKATAYSLANRLQKYKCEECKDLIKSVLEEELQFQERELAELPRPAARLRIHDPLIQAQAKELTHLRQKIQEGRGVCYLFTQHVKNTVKSFEGLLRNTGIAYYQRQRFCKQMVQGSQLTEILVRKLATEYHNGKKNEDRQKLLAPRSELAMKLWFQAALV is encoded by the exons ATGGCCGTATCTCCCACTACTTGTTTTGGTCCAAAGGCAGAAACGAGCATCCTAGAAACCAATCAGTACTTGCGTTCTGAACTGGAAAAATGCAAACAGAACTTCCGAGACCTCACAGAGAAATTCCTGGCATCCAAAGCTACTGCCTACTCCCTGGCCAATCGTCTGCAGAAATACA AGTGTGAAGAGTGCAAAGACCTTATAAAATCTGTGCTGGAGGAGGAGCTGCAGTTTCAGGAGAGGGAGCTGGCCGAATTGCCGAGACCAGCTGCAAGGCTCCG GATACATGATCCCTTAATTCAGGCTCAGGCTAAAGAACTGACCCACTTACGACAGAAGATACAGGAAGGGAGAGGTGTCTGCTACCTTTTCACCCAGCATGTGAAGAACACAGTCAAGTCTTTTGAGGGCCTTCTCAGGAACACTGGCATTGCCTACTACCAAAGACAGAGATTCTGTAAGCAAATGGTACAAGGAAGCCAGCTGACAGAGATCCTTGTCAGAAAACTGGCCACAG AATATCACAAtggtaagaaaaatgaagacaggcAAAAGCTACTGGCTCCCAG ATCAGAACTAGCTATGAAGCTGTGGTTCCAGGCTGCCTTGGTTTAA